AGGTTTTTTATGCCCGGTTTTATAGCCGGAGCGCCGATGTCCTATCCCCAATACCACCCCTTCGACAGCGGCCTTCTTGCCGTATCGCACAGCAATGAGATTTACTGGGAAGCATCTGGCAATTCCGATGGAAAACCGGCGCTTTACTTGCACGGCGGTCCGGGAAGCGGCTTGCGATCTGGCAACTATCGGCAGCGCTTCGCCCCAGAAAAATACCGCGTTATCGGTATTGATCAGAGAGGTTGCGGGCGCAGCCGCCCTCTGGCGATAGACGATCTCGATCAGCTTCATCTCAATAATACGAAAACCCTGATTGAAGATATCGAAGCAGTTCGTAAACATCTGGGTATTGATCGGTGGCTGGTTGCAGGCTCATCGTGGGGCGCAACACTCGCACTCGCCTATGCGCAGGCACATCCAGAACATGTCTCAGAAATGGTGCTCGTTGCGGTAACAACCACCTGCCGAGAGGAAGTGAACTGGATCACTGAAGGTATTGGTTCATTGTTTCCGGAGGCATGGGGGCGCTTTGACATGTCCTCCCTCAAACATGACGGCGAACGTGTTGTGGAAGCCTATGCCAGACGCCTGGCAAGCGGTAGTCTGAGGGATCGTCTACAGGCTGCACGAGATTGGAACCAATGGGAATCGACACATATTTCGCTCGACCCCAACTGGACACCAATCGATAGCCGTTTCGACGAGATGGTTGGGCTCGCTTTCGCAACGCTTGTCACCCACTACTGGGCCAATGACGGCTTTATGCGCGATGGCCGCGAAATCCTCAACAGCATGGAGAGGATTTCGCATATTCCAGCAGTTCTGATCTGTGGGCGCAGAGATTTTAGCGGACCCGCGATAACTGGCTGGCGACTGCATAAAGCATGGCCTGCCAGTCAATTGCGCATCATAGAAACCGAAGGGCATGGAGGTCCTTTCTCCACGAATGAAATGCAAGCCGCACTTACCGCATTTGCCGGTAGCGAAGCCCTTCAGATTGACTCACACCTCAATAGTAGGTAGTACGTCCTACCTACTATTGAGGCAAAGCTATGGATACCGGGAAACCTCCGCCAGCAGAAAGTGCGCGCGACAAGCTGCTCAAAGCCGCTGCCGTTCTGTTTTACAATAATGGAATTGGTGGCACGGGCATTGATGCCATTGTTGAAAAAGCGGGCGTCGCCAAGAAGAGCCTCTATAACAACTTCGCTTCAAAGGCTGATCTGGTAAATCAATATCTCGAAGCACGTCATGCCGAGTGGTTGGACCTCTATCAGGTGCGGCTGCAACATGCGCCCACGCCTGCAGATAGGGTTCTTGCGGTCTTTGATGCTTATCAAGATCACGCTGAGCATGAATATGAGCGTGGTTTTCGCGGTTGCGGCTTGTTGAATGCGGCCGCTGAACTCTCTGCCGATGATATTGGGCGACAGGCTGTAAAGCATCACAAGCGCGAAGTCGAAGCGGTGCTTGCTACCCATCTGACAGAACTTTGGCCACATGACCCTGCTCGTGCCACGGCACTCGCCAGGCACATGGCTTTTCTACTGGAGGGAGCGATGTCGCGAGCGGGGCTTGAAGGCAATAGCGAGTATGTTCAGGTCGCGCGCGCAATGGCGTATGACTTGATGGAGCTTCTGTGAGCAATTCATCCCGTGAATCTACAATCGGTGTTGCGGCCGTTCTCGTTTCAGCCATTGTCTGGGGAACTACTGGCACAGCCGCGACTTTTGCACCCGAAGTCAGTGCTGTTGCTATCGGCGCTGCCGCAATGGGGATCGGCGGATTGTTGCAAGCCTCGCTTGCCGGGCGTGGAATACTGCGCACCCTGCCGCATCTCTCAAAACACTGGCGCAATCTGGTTCTGGGTGGGCTGGCGGTCGCTATCTATCCACTTGCATTTTACGCCTCCATGCGGATGGCAGGTGTTACCATCGGAACGGTTGTGACCATCGGTTCCGCGCCGCTGCTCTCGGCTCTCATCGAATATCTGTTTGATGGTGCGCGCTTATCAAAGCAATGGCTGTGGGGTGCACTTATCGGCCTGATTGGAATGATCCTGCTATGCATCGCGGAAGGCTCCATGCATAACGGCACCCAGACAGGCAGCTCGGTTCTGATCGGTATCTGCCTCGGCCTTCTTGGAGGCCTGACCTACGCTCTTTATTCCTGGACCGCACGCGGCCTTATGTTACGCGGAATACAATCCTCCGTCGCAATGGGGGCAACATTTGGAATTGGCGGACTGTTGCTGATGCCGGTTTTGCTTATGACCGGTGCACCCTTTGTAGCTTCATGGAATAATGCAGCCGTCGGTCTCTACATGGCCATAGTGCCGATGTTCATCGGTTATCTTTGCTTTGGTATGGGCCTTGCGCGAATTTCAGCAAGCATGGCAACGACGATCACCCTGATAGAACCCGTAGTCGCCGCACTGCTGGCCGTTGTCATTGTAGGAGAACGCCTCGCCCCGATGGGTTGGCTGGGCGTGGCACTAATTATCTCCTGTCTCGTGGTCATAACGCTGCCGCGCGACGGCTTATCACGCCAGAATCAGGAACGAACGGCTGAATAAAGCCGCTCGTTAACCTGCGGAGCACACTTAGAGCATTTCCTGTTTAAGATGAAACGTCGGAGATGCTCTATCTATTTGTTTTTACGCACATCTTGTTCCGAAAACCGGTTCCCACTTTTGGGAGATATGCTTTAATTTGCGGGTGCTGGCACCATAGGTGTCGGGGCCGGCGGAAACTCCCCTTGTTGGGGCGATGGTGAAGATGGCTGCGGTTCAATTTCCGAAGCCAGAGGCGAAGGATTTTGCAGCGGACCTCCGATATCGGAACCAAGGTTGGGCAGTGATGTATCTGGCTTATCACCATACACGCCAAGCTTTGCCTCTTCTGCCTTCAGTCCGGCCTCTACATAGGCGCCACCGGGCGTAGCTTTCGCCCAACCGTTCGCCGCAAGCCAGAGTGCTGCATCATCATTGCCGACACTGCATTGTGTTGCAACAGCCGCTCCGCTGTCGTTTTGTGGCAGACGGCACATAATTGCGCGCGAACGCAGCCATTGGCGGAAGGCAGTTCGTGCCTGCATCCCACAAGGCCAGGTTTCACCCGATGTTGATTGACAGGTCTGCTCAAGCGGCACAGTCTCGATGCCTTGCAGGTCAACGATACGACCCTGACTTTCGAGTTTTCCTGCAGCCAAAGCAACCGGTCGCTGCAGCAACTGCATCGGCTCGCCCTCATCGACCGGCGCGCTCGGTGCCGGAGGTTCTGGGGGCTTCGGCGTTGATGCAAGCCCAAGATCGCTCAAAGGCGGACGGGCAGGTTCACGCTCATGCGGATTCTGGTCTGTCTGGCTATTCGTGTTCTGACCTTCACCGTCCGGTGTTGTCTCTGGCGTGTGCGTAACATCCTCCGATGGCGATTGATCTGTTCCAGCACCTGTCCCCGGCTCATTGTAATCGAACTGCTCAACCACAATTCCATTGCCGGCTGCAGTTTCAGGCTGATTCTTGCCCTCTCCGCTTTCGACAACCGTTACCGGACGATCAAGCGCGCCATAGAACGGCGCGACAAAAGCCGCCACAAGAATCGCCCCGGTTAGCCCAGCAAAACCACCGAAAACAATACGGGCATGGCTCTTACTCTGCGGTTTAGCCATTACTGGCTCGCCCACAAAATACGGGCAATCCACTCGACATCTTTTGTCTCAAAGGAACGATTTGGAAATTCAGGATTAAAGGAATGCAATTCAATTGTGCGCGGTGTCTGGCGATGCAGGATTTTAGCCATAACCTCTCCGTCTTTGGTACGAACGACCACACGATCACCTCGGCGAACCGGTGCATTGGGTGCCACGACCAACGTATCGCCGTCGCGATAGAGTGGCAACATGGAGTCACCTGAAACTTCCAGCGCATAGACATTATCAGTTGGCGCCGCAGGAAACTGCACAACATCCCACCCCTGTCCGGCAGGGAACCCGGCATCATCGAAAAAGCCCCCCGTCCCTGCTTCTGCCATACCAAGCAACGGAATAGCACTCGGCTCCTGCAAATAATCGCCATAGTTGGGGGTTCCGATTTCACCGCGGATCAACCGGGTAAACTCGTCAAACGTTGCGCCGGTTGCTTCCATGACCTTGGCAAGCGATTCAGTCGATGGCCAGCGCGCGCGTCCATCAGAGGCATAACGCTTCGACTTGTTGAAGGTCGTTGGATCCAGCCCAGCGCGACGTGCGAGGCCGGACGCACTTAACGAACTGCGTTCTGCCAATGCATCTATCGCAGCCCAGACGCTATCATGAGAAAACATTGCTATGACCCGCCAAAGAGGATTTTAAACCTAAACACCTATCATATATTGTACCCAACCTACCCGAAATCCCTATTTTACGCAAGATCTGCGATATTACGGGGAAAATTTTCTTATTCGCAAACAAAAAAACGCGCGACATAACGATGCCGCGCGTTTTGTAATATTTTAGCTCAATGCCCGATCAGGCTGCTTTCTTCGCTTGGCCCTTATATGGGTTGAAACGTTGATAGAAGCTTTCGCCATTATCGGCCATGTCAACAAGCAGCTTGGGTGCCTTGAACTGTTGGCCGTATTTGCGCTGCAACTCCTTGGCAAGTTTGACGAATTTCTTCGCGCCCATGCCATCGATATAGGAAAGCGTACCGCCGGTATAAGGCGCAAAGCCGAAGGCCAGAATAGAACCGACGTCCGCTTCACGCGGATCGGTGACAATGCTTTCTTCCATCACGCGTGCAGCTTCCAGAGCAATCGTCACGAGGAAGCGCTCTTTCAGCTCCTTCACGTCAATTTTATCCGGATTCTGCTGTGGATAGAGGTCTTTCAGACCGGCCCAGAGGTGCTTCTTGGCAGGCTTCGCCGGATATTCATAAAAGCCCTTGCCATTCTTGCGGCCCTTACGGTCAAACTCGTTAACGAGTTTGTCCACCAGTTCCACATGGCGCGGATCGACAGCCTTCTCGCCAAGATCAGCCAATGTTGCCTTGAGGATCTTCTGCGAAAGATCGATTGCCGTTTCATCGTTGAGCGCAAGCGGACCAACCGGCATACCGGCCATACGGGCGGCATTTTCGATCATTGCAGCAGGCACACCCTCAACAAGCATGTTGTAGGCTTCCGACATATAACGCAACACGCAACGATTGACGTAGAAACCGCGTGTGTCGTTGACGACAATCGGCGTCTTCTTGATTGCGCGGACATAATCGAGCGCTACAGCTAGAGCTTTCTCGGACGTCTTCTTGCCGAGGATCACTTCCACCAGCATCATCTTATCAACTGGCGAGAAGAAATGAATGCCGATGAAGTTCTTCGGACGCTTGGAGACTTTGGCAAGGCCAGTGATAGGCAAGGTCGAGGTGTTGGAAGCGAAAACCACAGAGGTCTTGAGAACTTCCTCGGCCTTCTCAGTTGCCACCCGCTTGACTTCACGGTCCTCGAACACGGCTTCGATCACCAGATCAGCGCCTTCGAGCAAAGCATAGTCAGGCGTTGCTGTGATGAGCGATAGAAGCTTTTCCTTGTCGGCTTCCGTAGCGCGGCCCTTCTGCATTTCCTTGGTAATTAGATCTGCGGCATGGGCTTTGCCCTTGTCGGCAGATTCCTGATCGCGGTCGATCAGCACAACCGGAATGCCAGCTTTTGCCGTCACATAGGCAATGCCAGCGCCCATAAAGCCAGCGCCGATCACGCCGATCTTCTTGAACCTGGTTGGCTTTTCATCGACGGGGCGACGTGCGCCTTTGTTCAACTCCTGCAACGACACGAAAAGCGAGCGGATCATCATGCCCGCTTCGGTCGTCTGGAGAATTTCGGTGAAATAGCGCTGCTCGATCTTCAGACCGGTGTCGAAAGGCACCAGAAGGCCTTCATAAACCGATTTCAGGATAGCGAGTGCTGCCGGATAATTGCCGGAGGTTTCGCGGCGCAGAATGGCGGTTGCCGCAGGCCAGAGATTTGCACCAGCGGCCGAATAAATCGCACCACCCGGCAGCTTAAAGCCTTTTTCATCCCATGGCTGAACTGGCTTGAGGCCACCCTTGATGAGCTTCTTGGCGGTTTCAACGAGCTTCTTGGCAGGTGCTACTTCGGTAACAAGACCCATCGCCTTGGCGCGCTGCGCCGTCAGGCTTGAGCCAGTCGTCATCATCTGCAAAGCGTCCTGCTGGTTGGCAAGGCGCGGAACGCGCTGCGTACCACCGGCCCCCGGAAACAAACCGACTTTTACTTCCGGCAAACCCATTTTCACGCCCGGCGCATCGGATGCAACACGCGCATGGCAAGCGAGCGACATTTCAAACGCGCCGCCCATGCAGGTACCGTTAATTGCGGAAACCCATGGCTTGCCAGAGGTTTCCAGCTTGCGGAACAACCCACCCATACGGCCAACATTATCAAACAGCGACTGAACAGCGGCCTGATGATCCTTGGCCTTCTGCTTCTGAAACTCTTTGAACATGCCTTCCAGCATGGTCAGGTCCGCACCACCGGAGAACGTTTCCTTGCCAGACGTAATAACAACGCCCTTGACCTTGTCGTCGCTCGTCGTCGTGTCGATGATGGCGCTCAATTCCTGCATCGCATCGACGGTGAAAACATTCATCGACTTTTCAGGCATGTCCCATGTGACGAGAGCAATGCCATCAGCGTCGGTTTCAACTTTGAAATTTACATAAGCCATTGTTTAAACCTCCTCAAAGCGCATCCCGAAAAGTGCAAAGCGGTTTTCGGATAAGATGCGCGCTAGGCTAAAAAATTAGAGCGTGATCTGATTTATCAGATCAAAAACGCTCTAAACGCGCTCGATGATCGTTGCTGTACCCATGCCCGCACCGATGCACAAAGTGACCAGTGCGATATTAAGGTCGCGGCGTTCCAGCTCATCCAGCACCGTGCCGAGGATCATCGCGCCAGTCGCACCGAGCGGATGGCCCAGTGCAATCGCGCCGCCATTGACGTTGATCTTGTCGTGCGGAATGTCAAAGGCCTGCATGTAACGCAGAACCACGGCAGCAAAGGCTTCGTTCAACTCAAACAGATCGATATCCGAGATTTTCATCTTGGCCTGCTTGAGAAGCTTTTCCGTCACATCGACCGGGCCAGTCAGCATGAGGGCTGGTTCAGAACCGATATTGGCAAACGCACGGATACGCGCACGCGGCTTGATATCAAAGGCTTTGCCAGCCTTCTTCGAGCCAACGAGAACGCCTGCTGCACCATCAACAATACCAGACGAGTTACCGGCATGGTGAACATGATTGATGGTTTCGACTTCTGGATGCGCCTGAATGCCAACAGCATTGAAGCCGCCCATTTCACCAGGCATCACGAAGGATGGGTTCAACTGGCCGAGCGCCTGCATATCAGTGCCTGGACGCATATGCTCGTCATGGTTGAGAATGGTTAGGCCGTTCTGATCCTTGATCGGAATGACCGAATTCTTGAAATAGCCCTTTTCCCACGACTTTGCGGCGCGCTTCTGGCTTTCAACGGCATAGGCATCAACGTCATCACGCGAGAAGCCGTATTTCGTGGCAATCAGATCGGCGGAAACGCCCTGCGGCATGAAATAGCCCGGAAAGCCGACCGATGGGTCCATGTACCAGGCTCCCCCCGACATACCCATGCCAACGCGTGACATGCTTTCAACGCCACCCGCGATCACCAAATCGTCGGAACCAAACGCCACTTTTGCAGCGGCGAGATTGACCGCATCCAGCCCCGACGCACAGAAGCGCGAAATCTGAATACCCGGCGCTTTGAAATCGTAACCGGCTTCAAAAGCTGATGAACGCGGAATGACAGCACCTGCTTCACCGACTGGATCAACACAGCCGAATATGATGTCGTCAACCTTGGCCGTATCGATGCCGTTACGGTCGCGCAAGGATTCCAGAACCTTCGCGCCCAGACGAACGGCAGGCACTTCATGTAGACTGCCGTCCTTCTTGCCACGTCCGCGCGGGGTGCGCACGTGATCGTAAATATAAGCCTCAGCCATTTTATCTCCTTCCCGCTAAGTTCGAAAACTTAGCCTAATCTCAAAATTAGCCCGGATTCTTAATCAGAATGCGTCGGCGTTGAGTGCCATCATGCTATCCGCACCCGATTGGATACGGGCAAGATGGGCGACACTTTCCGGCATGATCCGCTCGAAATAATAGCGCGCAGTAATCAGCTTGGCTTCAAGATAGTCCTTGTTGCCTTCACCCGATGCGAGCTTTTCTTCCGCAACTTTTGCCATGCGCGCCCACATGTAACCAAGCGCCACCAGACCAAAGAGATGCATGTAATCATTCGATGCAGCACCGGCATTATCCGGCTTTGCCATCGCGTTCTGCATCAGCCACATGGTCGCGGCCTGAAGGTCGTTGACACCCTTCTTCAAATGCTTGGTGAAGAAGGAGAGTTTTTCATTCTCGCGATTGACTTCACAGAATTCTCCCACTTCCTTGAAGAAAGCAGTGATCGCACGCCCACCATTCAGCGCCAGCTTACGACCAACCAGATCAAGCGCCTGAATGCCGTTGGCACCTTCATAGATCATGGCAATACGCGCATCGCGCACATACTGGCTCATGCCATGTTCTTCGATATAGCCGTGACCGCCGAACACCTGCTGTGCCATGACAGCATGTTCAAAACCCTTATCGGTCAGAACACCTTTCAGCACTGGTGTGAGCAGACCAACGAGATCGTCAGCCGCCTGACGTTCTGCTTCGTCACCCGCACGATGCGCAATATCGGAATTAAGTGCGGTCCAGAGGATCAGCGCACGCCCGGCTTCATTATAAGCGCGGATATTCATCAGGTTGCGGCGGATATCCGGATGCACGATGATCGGATCGGCCTTCTTGTCAGGAGCAGCGGCACCAGAAAGGGCTCGGCCCTGAATACGCTCACGCGCATAGATCGCGGCATTCTGGTAAGCGGTTTCGGCGATCGAAAGCCCCTGAAGCGCCACACCCAGACGCGCTTCATTCATCATGGTGAACATGGCGCGCAGGCCCTTATGCGCCTCACCAATCAGATAACCGGCCGCGTCATCATAATTCATGACGCAGGTGGAGTTGCCGTGAATGCCCATCTTTTCTTCGATGGAACCGCAGGAAACGCCATTGCGCTCGCCCGGATTGCCATCGGCATCCAGAATGAACTTAGGCACGATAAACAGCGAAATGCCCTTCACGCCTTCCGGTGCGCCGTCAATACGGGCAAGCACCAGATGGATGATGTTTTCCGACATGTCATGCTCACCAGCCGAGATGAAAATCTTCTGGCCGGAAATTTTATAGGAACCGTCTTTTTGCGGTATCGCCGTCGAACGCAGCAAACCCAGATCCGTGCCGCAATGCGGCTCGGTCAGGTTCATCGTGCCGGTCCATGTGCCTTCCACCATCTTTGGCAGATAGGTGTCCTTCTGCTCATCGGTGCCATGGGTGAGGATCGCGGCAATCGCGCCCTGCGTCAGGCCCGGATACATGGTGAGCGCCATATTGGCCGACGACATATATTCGCCGACCGCCGTATGCAGCAGATAAGGAAGCCCCTGCCCGCCATATTGCTCGGGCACGGCAAGACCAAGCCAGCCGCCCTCGCGATACTGGTCATAGGCTTGCTTGAAACCCTTCGGCGTCTTCACCGAACCATCGGATGCACGAACGCAACCTTCCTGGTCACCGGAATGATTGACCGGAAACAGCGTGCCTTCGGCAAGCTTTGCGCCTTCAGACAGGATTGCCTCGACGACATCAGGCGTCGCATCGGCAAAGCCCGGCAGATTGTTATAACGCTGGTAATTCAGAACGTCATTGAGAACGAAATTTGTATCCTCAACTGGCGCGCGATAGCTCGGCATCGAAATCCTCCAAATCAATAACCCGCTCAGTCCCGCATGAAGCGGAACAGGCTCCCACCTGTGTTTGGCATGTCTGTCACATCAAGTACTCGAATGCATGACAGCATGTCCTTGCTGACAAAAATGGGTTCTAAAACTCAAAAAACCAGCCATTTTTACCACTTTCGGATATCTACTTTCCCATTTTTTGAAAGGCAGAGTCCAAATCTAGGGCAAAACTAGCGCACTTTGACGTTTCCGTAAACGTCAAAAATTACACTTATTCGTGCACCGCTGTTTTTCAGGAAATGTAAATGCCGCCTTGGTTTGTCCTCCTGCAGCCTGGCATGGTCATTTCGCTGCGTTTGATTTGTCCATCCCGCGAATTCGTCCGATGAATGGAAAAGCAGTTATAACTGGGAACAATACCGTAAGCGGCAATACTGGCCGAAAAATCCTGAGCGATGGCGATAGCGACTCTGGGTTAGGCTCAGGACCCATTGATTTTAGAGTTATGAACTGATTCAGTTTCGCTTGAGCAGACTGATCGATGAGTAATCTTTACTGGCTGAGTGAAGGACAAATGGCACGCCTTCGTCTCTTTTTTCCCTAGAGCCATGGACGTCCACGCGTTGATGATAGGCGTGTCTTGAGTGGAATTATCTTCATTCTTCGCAATGGGTTACGGTGGTGTGATGCTCCTCGGGAATACGGGTCCTGTAAAACGCTCTATAATCGTTGGAACCGTTGGTGTCACAAGAGGATATTTGCTCAGATATTAGAAGGTCTGTCTTCCAAATCGTCGGTTGGAAAGACTGTCATGATGGATGCGACCTATTTGAAAGCTCACCGCACGGCTTCAAGCCTACGGTTAAAAAAGGGGGCGATGGACGACTGATCGGTCGGGCGAAGGGTGGCATGAATACCAAATTGCACGCCGTCACCGATGCACAGGGTCGCCCCATCAGGTTACACATCACGACAGGACAAATCAGCGACTATACCGGAGCTGCAGCCTTAATCGCGACGCTACCAGAGGTCGACTGGCTTCTTGCTGACAGAGGCTATGATGCTGACTGGTTCAGAAAACAGTTAAAAGACAAAGAGATAAAGCCGCATCCCGGGGCGCAAAACCGCAAGAAGGATATCAAGTATGACAAACGTCGATACAAGCGGCGCAATCGTATCGAAATCATGTTTGGCAGACTGAAAGACTGGCGAAGAATTGCCGCCCGTTATGATCGCTGCCCGATCGTGTTCCGCGCAGCAATAGATCTCGCAGCAGCCGTTATATTCTGGCTCGGCAGGGAATGAGTCCTGAGCCTAAGGTGAAAGCTGTTCGTCCGTTCACGCTTTCAGATACGGAAGCGGCTTGCGCTTCTAATTTTGAAGATGGATGGCTGGCATGGGAACTCATCAGTGTGCGCCCAATCCAAACAACCGACCGTATTCTCGCGGCGCGTGGTATCTACAATGTTGATTGGCAGTCACCAGACAATTTTTAACAATCGTTACGCGGCGGGTTCCCACAGGGAT
The genomic region above belongs to Ochrobactrum quorumnocens and contains:
- the pip gene encoding prolyl aminopeptidase encodes the protein MSYPQYHPFDSGLLAVSHSNEIYWEASGNSDGKPALYLHGGPGSGLRSGNYRQRFAPEKYRVIGIDQRGCGRSRPLAIDDLDQLHLNNTKTLIEDIEAVRKHLGIDRWLVAGSSWGATLALAYAQAHPEHVSEMVLVAVTTTCREEVNWITEGIGSLFPEAWGRFDMSSLKHDGERVVEAYARRLASGSLRDRLQAARDWNQWESTHISLDPNWTPIDSRFDEMVGLAFATLVTHYWANDGFMRDGREILNSMERISHIPAVLICGRRDFSGPAITGWRLHKAWPASQLRIIETEGHGGPFSTNEMQAALTAFAGSEALQIDSHLNSR
- a CDS encoding TetR/AcrR family transcriptional regulator; the protein is MDTGKPPPAESARDKLLKAAAVLFYNNGIGGTGIDAIVEKAGVAKKSLYNNFASKADLVNQYLEARHAEWLDLYQVRLQHAPTPADRVLAVFDAYQDHAEHEYERGFRGCGLLNAAAELSADDIGRQAVKHHKREVEAVLATHLTELWPHDPARATALARHMAFLLEGAMSRAGLEGNSEYVQVARAMAYDLMELL
- a CDS encoding DMT family transporter encodes the protein MSNSSRESTIGVAAVLVSAIVWGTTGTAATFAPEVSAVAIGAAAMGIGGLLQASLAGRGILRTLPHLSKHWRNLVLGGLAVAIYPLAFYASMRMAGVTIGTVVTIGSAPLLSALIEYLFDGARLSKQWLWGALIGLIGMILLCIAEGSMHNGTQTGSSVLIGICLGLLGGLTYALYSWTARGLMLRGIQSSVAMGATFGIGGLLLMPVLLMTGAPFVASWNNAAVGLYMAIVPMFIGYLCFGMGLARISASMATTITLIEPVVAALLAVVIVGERLAPMGWLGVALIISCLVVITLPRDGLSRQNQERTAE
- a CDS encoding thermonuclease family protein; protein product: MAKPQSKSHARIVFGGFAGLTGAILVAAFVAPFYGALDRPVTVVESGEGKNQPETAAGNGIVVEQFDYNEPGTGAGTDQSPSEDVTHTPETTPDGEGQNTNSQTDQNPHEREPARPPLSDLGLASTPKPPEPPAPSAPVDEGEPMQLLQRPVALAAGKLESQGRIVDLQGIETVPLEQTCQSTSGETWPCGMQARTAFRQWLRSRAIMCRLPQNDSGAAVATQCSVGNDDAALWLAANGWAKATPGGAYVEAGLKAEEAKLGVYGDKPDTSLPNLGSDIGGPLQNPSPLASEIEPQPSSPSPQQGEFPPAPTPMVPAPAN
- a CDS encoding S24 family peptidase; translated protein: MFSHDSVWAAIDALAERSSLSASGLARRAGLDPTTFNKSKRYASDGRARWPSTESLAKVMEATGATFDEFTRLIRGEIGTPNYGDYLQEPSAIPLLGMAEAGTGGFFDDAGFPAGQGWDVVQFPAAPTDNVYALEVSGDSMLPLYRDGDTLVVAPNAPVRRGDRVVVRTKDGEVMAKILHRQTPRTIELHSFNPEFPNRSFETKDVEWIARILWASQ
- a CDS encoding FAD-dependent oxidoreductase translates to MAYVNFKVETDADGIALVTWDMPEKSMNVFTVDAMQELSAIIDTTTSDDKVKGVVITSGKETFSGGADLTMLEGMFKEFQKQKAKDHQAAVQSLFDNVGRMGGLFRKLETSGKPWVSAINGTCMGGAFEMSLACHARVASDAPGVKMGLPEVKVGLFPGAGGTQRVPRLANQQDALQMMTTGSSLTAQRAKAMGLVTEVAPAKKLVETAKKLIKGGLKPVQPWDEKGFKLPGGAIYSAAGANLWPAATAILRRETSGNYPAALAILKSVYEGLLVPFDTGLKIEQRYFTEILQTTEAGMMIRSLFVSLQELNKGARRPVDEKPTRFKKIGVIGAGFMGAGIAYVTAKAGIPVVLIDRDQESADKGKAHAADLITKEMQKGRATEADKEKLLSLITATPDYALLEGADLVIEAVFEDREVKRVATEKAEEVLKTSVVFASNTSTLPITGLAKVSKRPKNFIGIHFFSPVDKMMLVEVILGKKTSEKALAVALDYVRAIKKTPIVVNDTRGFYVNRCVLRYMSEAYNMLVEGVPAAMIENAARMAGMPVGPLALNDETAIDLSQKILKATLADLGEKAVDPRHVELVDKLVNEFDRKGRKNGKGFYEYPAKPAKKHLWAGLKDLYPQQNPDKIDVKELKERFLVTIALEAARVMEESIVTDPREADVGSILAFGFAPYTGGTLSYIDGMGAKKFVKLAKELQRKYGQQFKAPKLLVDMADNGESFYQRFNPYKGQAKKAA
- a CDS encoding acetyl-CoA C-acetyltransferase, which produces MAEAYIYDHVRTPRGRGKKDGSLHEVPAVRLGAKVLESLRDRNGIDTAKVDDIIFGCVDPVGEAGAVIPRSSAFEAGYDFKAPGIQISRFCASGLDAVNLAAAKVAFGSDDLVIAGGVESMSRVGMGMSGGAWYMDPSVGFPGYFMPQGVSADLIATKYGFSRDDVDAYAVESQKRAAKSWEKGYFKNSVIPIKDQNGLTILNHDEHMRPGTDMQALGQLNPSFVMPGEMGGFNAVGIQAHPEVETINHVHHAGNSSGIVDGAAGVLVGSKKAGKAFDIKPRARIRAFANIGSEPALMLTGPVDVTEKLLKQAKMKISDIDLFELNEAFAAVVLRYMQAFDIPHDKINVNGGAIALGHPLGATGAMILGTVLDELERRDLNIALVTLCIGAGMGTATIIERV
- a CDS encoding acyl-CoA dehydrogenase C-terminal domain-containing protein — protein: MPSYRAPVEDTNFVLNDVLNYQRYNNLPGFADATPDVVEAILSEGAKLAEGTLFPVNHSGDQEGCVRASDGSVKTPKGFKQAYDQYREGGWLGLAVPEQYGGQGLPYLLHTAVGEYMSSANMALTMYPGLTQGAIAAILTHGTDEQKDTYLPKMVEGTWTGTMNLTEPHCGTDLGLLRSTAIPQKDGSYKISGQKIFISAGEHDMSENIIHLVLARIDGAPEGVKGISLFIVPKFILDADGNPGERNGVSCGSIEEKMGIHGNSTCVMNYDDAAGYLIGEAHKGLRAMFTMMNEARLGVALQGLSIAETAYQNAAIYARERIQGRALSGAAAPDKKADPIIVHPDIRRNLMNIRAYNEAGRALILWTALNSDIAHRAGDEAERQAADDLVGLLTPVLKGVLTDKGFEHAVMAQQVFGGHGYIEEHGMSQYVRDARIAMIYEGANGIQALDLVGRKLALNGGRAITAFFKEVGEFCEVNRENEKLSFFTKHLKKGVNDLQAATMWLMQNAMAKPDNAGAASNDYMHLFGLVALGYMWARMAKVAEEKLASGEGNKDYLEAKLITARYYFERIMPESVAHLARIQSGADSMMALNADAF